The Cellulomonas sp. P24 genome contains a region encoding:
- a CDS encoding DUF3488 and transglutaminase-like domain-containing protein produces MNAPASLTRSVVVQIACVAMVAGGLGALTAAVEPGRWIVMAFAAVTAIAAMVGLLRRGSRHAAMPTLAGLALSALGLLLGYGGPGGAAQLLLDAGTLGRVVATAHEAATQANASFPPMPSSRPIEMLVVAGALAVYLLLDAVAVGLRAPAWSGLVALGLWVPTTLLVLPAPLWAFVISATGYLLLLAASTASGSNAANSLAERARVTSFTARYIAAVAAATLLVAPALTHLPIWASVTLPTLGGDVGGPVRISSDLDLRADLGSRSGQVILTYTTAAPDLGPLRVFTMTNFNGRSWSDPDSPANDLVPVVPGEQLVPVGVDAPAPASAAVRVTIARLQDVHLPITISPRSVTIGGRWEYDATRDQVIGRQTTSAGLTYSMSASIPTWTSAELAAAGRGGDVPAEALDVPLTSRTAAVREVAQRVTAGATTPYEQAVALQNYFRDTRNFTYDTTVAPVTSDDAVWDFLQEKRGYCVHFATAMTVMARMLGIPARIAVGFLPGQPTGTTYTVTGKQTHAWPELYFAGAGWVRFEPTPAVQTGLAPAWTSPGTAPAASPSPSATADSAPVPTSSAPTTAPAAGAGGATGSVSSWPAGWPWIGGLVLLGSALGLVGLRRHRRRTTIDPEEAWASLRRRTSGAGVQWTDASTPRAVVAAVTRRVSELGGALSDEELAALRSLAAAVEDLRYAPRPAEPGGVDLRRHVDAVASAISRAVSGRPARDAGPTVLPSAP; encoded by the coding sequence GTGAACGCGCCCGCGAGCCTGACGCGGTCCGTCGTCGTGCAGATCGCGTGCGTGGCGATGGTCGCCGGTGGGCTGGGGGCGCTGACCGCCGCGGTCGAACCGGGGCGCTGGATCGTCATGGCGTTCGCCGCGGTCACCGCCATCGCGGCCATGGTCGGGCTGCTGCGCCGCGGTTCACGTCACGCAGCGATGCCGACCCTCGCAGGTCTCGCCCTGAGTGCGCTCGGGCTGCTCCTCGGCTACGGCGGCCCTGGAGGCGCTGCCCAGCTGCTCCTCGACGCAGGGACCCTCGGACGCGTGGTCGCGACCGCCCACGAGGCGGCCACGCAGGCCAACGCCTCCTTCCCGCCGATGCCGTCGTCCCGCCCCATCGAGATGCTCGTGGTGGCCGGCGCCCTGGCCGTGTATCTGCTGCTCGACGCGGTCGCGGTCGGCCTCCGGGCCCCGGCATGGTCCGGCCTTGTCGCCCTGGGCCTGTGGGTGCCGACGACACTGCTCGTGCTCCCGGCTCCTCTGTGGGCCTTCGTCATCTCCGCCACCGGCTATCTCCTGCTGCTCGCGGCGAGCACCGCCTCCGGCTCGAACGCAGCGAACAGCCTCGCGGAGCGGGCTCGGGTGACATCCTTCACGGCCCGGTACATCGCCGCGGTCGCGGCGGCGACGCTCCTGGTCGCCCCGGCACTCACGCACCTCCCGATCTGGGCGAGCGTGACCCTCCCGACGCTCGGAGGCGATGTCGGCGGGCCCGTGCGCATCAGCTCGGACCTCGACCTCCGCGCCGATCTCGGTTCCCGGTCCGGTCAGGTCATCCTCACGTACACCACGGCCGCACCCGATCTCGGTCCGCTTCGGGTGTTCACCATGACGAACTTCAACGGCCGGTCCTGGAGCGATCCCGACAGCCCGGCGAACGATCTCGTCCCCGTCGTCCCGGGAGAGCAGCTCGTTCCCGTCGGTGTGGACGCGCCGGCACCGGCCAGTGCTGCGGTGCGCGTCACGATCGCCCGTCTCCAGGACGTGCACCTGCCGATCACGATCTCACCGCGATCGGTGACGATCGGCGGGAGGTGGGAGTACGACGCGACCCGTGACCAGGTGATCGGCCGCCAGACCACGTCGGCGGGCCTGACGTACTCGATGTCGGCGAGCATCCCGACCTGGACCTCCGCCGAGCTCGCGGCCGCGGGGCGAGGCGGCGACGTGCCGGCAGAGGCGCTCGACGTCCCCCTGACGAGCCGGACGGCCGCGGTTCGTGAGGTTGCCCAGCGGGTCACCGCCGGAGCGACGACGCCGTACGAGCAGGCTGTCGCACTGCAGAACTACTTCCGCGACACCCGCAACTTCACCTACGACACCACAGTCGCCCCTGTCACGTCCGACGACGCGGTGTGGGACTTCCTCCAGGAGAAGCGCGGGTACTGCGTCCACTTCGCGACCGCGATGACCGTGATGGCGCGCATGCTCGGCATCCCGGCGCGCATCGCGGTCGGGTTCCTGCCGGGGCAGCCGACCGGCACCACGTACACCGTCACCGGCAAGCAGACACATGCGTGGCCCGAGCTCTACTTCGCGGGCGCCGGATGGGTTCGGTTCGAGCCCACACCGGCCGTGCAGACGGGGCTCGCACCGGCCTGGACGTCTCCCGGAACGGCGCCGGCCGCCTCACCGTCGCCGTCGGCCACGGCCGACAGCGCCCCGGTGCCGACCTCGTCCGCTCCGACGACCGCACCTGCTGCCGGCGCTGGTGGCGCCACGGGGTCGGTCTCGTCGTGGCCCGCGGGCTGGCCGTGGATCGGGGGGCTCGTCCTGCTCGGTTCCGCGCTCGGCCTCGTCGGACTGCGTCGGCACCGCCGGCGCACGACGATCGATCCGGAGGAGGCGTGGGCGTCCCTGCGGCGACGGACGTCCGGGGCGGGCGTGCAGTGGACCGACGCGAGCACGCCTCGTGCCGTGGTCGCGGCGGTGACCCGGCGTGTCAGCGAGCTGGGTGGGGCACTGAGCGACGAGGAGCTCGCCGCTCTGCGTTCGCTCGCGGCGGCCGTCGAGGACCTTCGTTACGCGCCGCGCCCGGCCGAACCGGGCGGCGTCGACCTCCGTCGGCACGTCGACGCGGTGGCCTCGGCCATCAGCCGTGCGGTCAGCGGTCGCCCTGCTCGCGACGCCGGTCCCACCGTTCTTCCATCCGCGCCATGA
- a CDS encoding DUF3040 domain-containing protein — protein sequence MPLSEYEQRVLEQMERQLSSDDPRLANTLTTRRHRGVSRYVLAGVGATLGMLLLVAGVSRPAWWLGVLGFVVMFSAVTFAFAGPRRSGPRGVVENGKVRGVKPARKSASRGRTFMARMEERWDRRREQGDR from the coding sequence ATGCCTCTCTCCGAGTACGAGCAGCGTGTACTGGAGCAGATGGAGCGGCAGCTCTCATCTGATGACCCTCGGCTCGCCAACACGCTCACGACTCGGCGGCACCGGGGCGTGAGCCGTTACGTGCTCGCAGGAGTCGGTGCGACGCTCGGGATGCTGCTGCTCGTGGCCGGCGTCTCTCGTCCCGCCTGGTGGCTGGGCGTGCTCGGCTTCGTGGTGATGTTCTCCGCCGTGACGTTCGCCTTCGCCGGTCCCCGGCGCTCCGGCCCGCGCGGTGTGGTTGAGAACGGCAAGGTCCGCGGAGTGAAGCCGGCGCGCAAGTCGGCGTCACGGGGACGCACCTTCATGGCGCGGATGGAAGAACGGTGGGACCGGCGTCGCGAGCAGGGCGACCGCTGA
- the dinB gene encoding DNA polymerase IV, whose protein sequence is MSRGPRPSSSRRSWGTDEDGCSILHVDMDAFFASVELARRPQLKGLPVIVGGSERAVVLAATYEARAWGIHSAMPMTVARRLCPQAVVIPPDMSAYREVSRSVMEILGDVTAVMEQVSVDEAFLDVSGARRRLGRPTVIAERIRSDVRRRHGIGCSVGIASTKFVAKIASGHAKPDGVMLVPRDATVAYLRELPVGALWGVGERTEAALARWGMTTVADIADSDVATVQRAVGRVAGAHLHDLAWGRDPRPVSPVRREKSVGAETTFARDEHDMGRVQTAALDLTDRCASRLRELGLVARTVSVKVRTSDFRTLTRSRTLPTPSDVSRELYLTVRDLLATVDLGGLPVRLVGVRVEGLAAASERMSQPTLDEALALTDDDTHAAGRGADRVVDLVRSRFGRGAIAPGSLAAVGRSELPTTISPTLDLS, encoded by the coding sequence GTGAGCAGGGGCCCACGGCCGTCGTCGTCCCGGCGCAGCTGGGGGACCGACGAGGACGGCTGCTCGATCCTCCACGTCGACATGGACGCGTTCTTCGCGTCCGTCGAGCTCGCCCGTCGACCGCAGCTGAAGGGGCTGCCCGTGATCGTGGGCGGTTCCGAGCGGGCTGTCGTCCTCGCAGCGACCTACGAGGCGCGCGCCTGGGGGATCCACTCGGCGATGCCGATGACGGTCGCGCGGCGGCTGTGCCCCCAGGCCGTCGTGATCCCGCCCGACATGTCCGCCTACCGTGAGGTGTCACGGTCGGTCATGGAGATCCTCGGTGACGTCACCGCCGTCATGGAGCAGGTGAGTGTCGACGAGGCCTTCCTCGACGTGTCGGGCGCGCGGAGGCGGCTCGGCAGACCGACGGTGATCGCCGAGAGGATCCGGTCGGACGTGCGCCGTCGGCACGGGATCGGCTGCTCGGTCGGCATCGCGAGCACGAAGTTCGTCGCGAAGATCGCGTCGGGACATGCGAAGCCCGACGGCGTGATGCTCGTCCCGCGAGACGCGACGGTGGCCTATCTTCGTGAGCTCCCGGTCGGCGCTCTGTGGGGGGTGGGTGAGCGAACCGAGGCCGCTCTCGCGCGTTGGGGCATGACCACGGTGGCCGACATCGCCGACAGCGATGTCGCGACCGTGCAGCGCGCCGTCGGGCGCGTGGCAGGAGCGCACCTGCACGACCTCGCCTGGGGGCGTGACCCGCGCCCGGTGAGCCCGGTGCGCAGGGAGAAGAGCGTCGGTGCGGAGACGACGTTCGCCCGGGACGAGCACGACATGGGGCGTGTGCAGACGGCGGCGCTCGACCTCACGGACAGGTGCGCGAGCCGGCTTCGTGAGCTGGGTCTGGTCGCGCGCACGGTCTCGGTGAAGGTGCGGACGAGCGACTTCCGCACGCTCACCCGGTCACGCACGCTGCCGACGCCGAGCGACGTCAGCCGAGAGCTGTACCTCACCGTGCGGGACCTGCTGGCAACGGTGGACCTCGGTGGTCTTCCCGTCAGGCTGGTGGGCGTGCGGGTCGAAGGACTCGCTGCGGCGTCGGAGCGGATGAGCCAGCCGACGCTGGACGAGGCGTTGGCCCTGACGGACGACGACACGCATGCGGCCGGACGAGGTGCGGACCGCGTGGTCGATCTTGTCCGGAGCCGCTTCGGACGAGGTGCGATCGCACCGGGATCGCTCGCGGCGGTCGGGCGCTCAGAACTTCCGACTACCATCAGTCCTACGCTCGATCTATCCTGA
- a CDS encoding SAV_6107 family HEPN domain-containing protein, which yields MSERQVVRSRSRTAAGATSVGSAASVALLARSDAELVAAQFAPESWERFGHAHLAALRAAAAVVAFHGRPSGRRAPRTVWEMLRVVAPELSDWADRFAAGAGTRTAIEAGRFDAVTPESAESLLCDAEDFVDEVRRILADGTSEHGAVLALRAS from the coding sequence ATGAGCGAGCGCCAGGTCGTCCGGTCACGGTCACGCACCGCCGCCGGTGCGACGAGCGTCGGGTCGGCCGCGTCCGTTGCGCTGCTCGCGCGCTCAGATGCCGAGCTCGTCGCCGCGCAGTTCGCTCCCGAGAGCTGGGAGCGGTTCGGCCATGCCCATCTGGCAGCGCTGCGAGCGGCCGCCGCCGTCGTCGCCTTCCACGGCCGCCCGTCGGGTCGCCGGGCTCCGCGGACCGTGTGGGAGATGCTCAGGGTCGTGGCACCGGAGCTGAGCGACTGGGCGGACCGGTTCGCAGCAGGGGCCGGGACGCGGACGGCGATCGAGGCCGGGCGGTTCGATGCGGTGACGCCCGAGAGCGCGGAGTCCCTGCTGTGCGACGCGGAGGACTTCGTCGACGAGGTCCGGCGGATCCTCGCGGACGGCACGTCAGAGCACGGCGCCGTCCTGGCGCTGCGTGCGTCGTGA
- a CDS encoding spermidine synthase → MAHRSVRPSRLPGPLSTRPLTREPAWPAGPVAISTGTVELQRDRDDPRSVTVVVNGVPSSSLHLDDPARLDFEYMQQMAVFVAHAAPPATALSVVHLGAAGCAFARHVHATRPGSRQTAIELDPTLAELVRAWFSLPRSPALRIRAGDAREVLRLLPDASADVVVRDVFAGDRTPSHVTTRQFLHDVARVLRPGGLYLANCADRPPLAQARSEVATALAVMADVALVAEPGQLRGRRYGNLVIAGITRGSSPGAEALLGRADVARELRSLPVPAHVVHGTELVAFAATAPVLEDPSPPAETVRP, encoded by the coding sequence GTGGCACATCGCTCCGTCCGCCCGTCCCGGCTCCCAGGACCACTGTCGACCCGACCACTGACACGCGAGCCCGCGTGGCCCGCCGGACCGGTGGCGATCAGCACCGGCACCGTCGAGCTCCAGCGCGACCGCGACGACCCTCGGTCGGTCACGGTCGTCGTCAACGGTGTCCCGAGCTCCTCGCTGCACCTCGACGACCCGGCACGCCTCGACTTCGAGTACATGCAGCAGATGGCGGTGTTCGTCGCGCACGCGGCCCCGCCTGCCACCGCGCTCTCGGTGGTCCACCTGGGTGCCGCCGGGTGCGCGTTCGCCCGGCACGTCCACGCCACGCGTCCCGGCTCGCGTCAGACGGCCATCGAGCTCGACCCGACCCTGGCCGAGCTCGTGCGGGCATGGTTCTCGCTGCCCCGATCCCCCGCGCTCCGGATCCGCGCCGGCGATGCGCGAGAGGTGCTTCGCCTGCTCCCGGACGCGAGTGCCGACGTCGTCGTCCGCGACGTCTTCGCCGGCGACCGCACCCCGTCGCACGTCACCACCCGACAGTTCCTGCACGACGTGGCCCGCGTGCTCCGGCCCGGCGGCCTCTACCTCGCGAACTGCGCCGACCGACCGCCCCTGGCGCAGGCCCGGTCCGAGGTCGCCACCGCACTCGCGGTCATGGCAGACGTCGCCCTCGTCGCAGAACCGGGCCAGCTCCGCGGGCGCAGGTACGGGAACCTCGTGATCGCCGGCATCACGAGGGGTTCGTCGCCCGGTGCCGAGGCCCTGCTCGGGCGGGCCGACGTCGCACGCGAGCTCCGGTCGCTGCCGGTCCCCGCGCACGTCGTGCACGGCACCGAGCTGGTGGCCTTCGCCGCGACCGCCCCGGTCCTCGAGGACCCTTCGCCACCTGCCGAGACCGTGCGCCCATGA
- a CDS encoding cold-shock protein, whose protein sequence is MAQGAVKWFNAEKGYGFIAQDDGGADVFVHYSAIDTQGYRSLDEGQRVEFEITQGPKGPQAEQVRPL, encoded by the coding sequence ATGGCACAGGGTGCTGTCAAGTGGTTCAACGCTGAGAAGGGCTACGGGTTCATCGCCCAGGACGACGGCGGCGCCGACGTCTTCGTCCACTACTCGGCCATCGACACGCAGGGCTACCGCTCTCTCGACGAGGGGCAGCGCGTGGAGTTCGAGATCACCCAGGGCCCGAAGGGTCCCCAGGCGGAGCAGGTCCGCCCGCTCTGA
- a CDS encoding proteasome assembly chaperone family protein codes for MRDPNLIYEVDEDVAAELQQSSEEQAGVGPVLLHVVSGFVDAGGAGQVATDHLRETFGSRRLATFDVDQLIDYRSRRPMMVFDSTTWSSYAEPELVLDVVSDAAGRSFLLLHGIEPDVQWERYAAAVRQLVERFDVPLTIGINGIPMGIPHTRPLSFTAHATRAELVADHVSWLGTVQVPASAASLVELRLGQSGHDAMGFAIHVPHYLAQSSYPQASITALQAVERATGLELDVKALERPAADALAEIERQVEGSSEVGAVVRALEQQYDAFTDGRARSNLLSDTSEIPTADEIGAEFERFLAQQGGDDSAR; via the coding sequence ATGCGTGACCCGAACCTGATCTACGAGGTCGACGAGGACGTCGCCGCCGAGCTCCAGCAGAGCTCCGAGGAGCAGGCGGGCGTCGGCCCGGTGCTCCTGCACGTCGTCAGCGGCTTCGTCGACGCCGGCGGAGCCGGGCAGGTCGCGACGGACCACCTCCGGGAGACCTTCGGGTCCCGACGGCTCGCGACGTTCGACGTCGACCAGCTGATCGACTACCGGTCGCGTCGGCCGATGATGGTCTTCGACTCGACGACCTGGAGCTCCTACGCGGAACCGGAGCTGGTGCTCGATGTGGTGTCGGACGCAGCGGGCCGGTCGTTCCTGCTGCTCCACGGCATCGAGCCCGACGTCCAGTGGGAGCGCTACGCGGCGGCCGTCCGGCAGCTCGTCGAGCGGTTCGACGTGCCGCTGACGATCGGGATCAACGGCATCCCGATGGGGATCCCGCACACCCGCCCGTTGTCGTTCACCGCGCACGCCACCCGTGCCGAGCTCGTGGCGGACCACGTGTCGTGGCTCGGGACCGTGCAGGTGCCTGCGAGCGCGGCGTCGCTCGTCGAGCTGCGGCTCGGCCAGTCCGGGCACGACGCGATGGGCTTCGCGATCCACGTCCCGCACTACCTCGCGCAGTCCTCCTACCCGCAGGCGAGCATCACCGCGCTCCAGGCGGTCGAGCGGGCGACCGGTCTCGAGCTGGACGTGAAGGCCCTCGAACGCCCGGCTGCTGACGCCCTCGCGGAGATCGAGCGGCAGGTCGAGGGCTCCTCCGAGGTCGGTGCCGTGGTGCGGGCGCTCGAGCAGCAGTACGACGCGTTCACGGACGGGCGGGCCCGGTCGAACCTGCTGTCGGACACCTCGGAGATCCCCACGGCGGACGAGATCGGGGCGGAGTTCGAGCGGTTCCTGGCGCAGCAGGGCGGCGACGACAGCGCCCGGTAA
- a CDS encoding AAA family ATPase, with protein MTGRDADVQGRLQQELEAEQAVVDVLYARLDGLRAQTRERLRAVRRTGPSGSPQNRSERDAFATLYEDRLAQLEAVEDRLAFGRLDLVDDSAHYIGRIGLNDENHTSLLTDWRAPAAQAFYRATSAHPDGVRRRRHLVSRRRTVTGVEDEVLDLSLLVDDSGAQTPGAGAVLAGLSGEGALLAALAAGRTGHMGDIVATIQAEQDAIIRSELAGTLVVQGGPGTGKTAVALHRAAYLLYAHRRLLERSGVLLIGPSRTFLHYIDQVLPSLGETGVVTTTIADLFPGVSARGEEDPATTALKGRLTMARVIERAVRQRQRVPQHETVVRVDGRTIVISPTDIQAAMNRTRRHPRPHNLARVTFVREMLHRLAEQYVGQLGYPIAPEERGEIIEELRTTREVRIALNLAWMPLTPEKLVDDLLSRPHRLEAAAPDLRPEERALLLRAPGSPWTESDVPLLDEAAELLGEDDQASRALAHADAERRAGELEYARQVLESTGGNGIVSAELLADRFTSTGPVLTTAERAAADRSWTYGHVVVDEAQELSAMAWRMLLRRVPTRSMTVVGDVAQTSSSAGAHSWRASLDPVLRQSWRLAELTVNYRTPAVIADAAQRMARAADLPVSTVTSARTTPDSLVIDHLGPGATVGAALPDAVVRHVRAALESVADGTGAGRVAVIGTSPDLEAVQSAVDADAWLSSLTRASQGGRGVDLDAAVTLLTPRQSKGLEFDVVVLVEPAHVLEVGAGDLYVAMTRPTRQLRVVHRAPLPDGFADHT; from the coding sequence TTGACAGGCAGGGACGCGGATGTGCAGGGGCGGCTGCAGCAGGAGCTCGAGGCAGAGCAGGCCGTCGTCGACGTGCTCTACGCACGACTCGACGGCCTGCGGGCGCAGACCCGCGAGCGCCTGCGCGCGGTCCGCAGGACCGGGCCGTCGGGTTCGCCGCAGAACCGGAGCGAGCGCGACGCGTTCGCGACCCTCTACGAGGACCGCCTCGCTCAGCTCGAGGCCGTCGAGGACCGGCTCGCGTTCGGTCGGCTCGACCTCGTCGACGACTCCGCGCACTACATCGGTCGCATCGGGCTCAACGACGAGAACCACACCTCGCTGCTCACCGACTGGCGGGCACCCGCGGCCCAGGCCTTCTACCGGGCGACGTCGGCGCACCCGGACGGGGTCAGGCGGCGACGTCACCTCGTCTCGCGCCGTCGGACCGTGACCGGGGTCGAGGACGAGGTGCTGGACCTCTCGCTGCTGGTCGACGACTCGGGTGCGCAGACCCCCGGAGCAGGTGCGGTCCTGGCGGGCCTCTCGGGAGAAGGAGCGCTCCTCGCGGCGCTCGCGGCCGGTCGGACCGGGCACATGGGCGACATCGTCGCGACGATCCAGGCCGAGCAGGACGCGATCATCCGGTCCGAGCTCGCCGGGACGCTCGTCGTCCAGGGTGGCCCCGGCACCGGGAAGACGGCGGTCGCCCTCCACCGGGCCGCCTACCTGCTCTACGCCCACCGACGGCTGCTCGAGCGCTCCGGCGTGCTGCTGATCGGGCCGAGCCGCACGTTCCTGCACTACATCGACCAGGTGCTGCCGTCGCTCGGCGAGACCGGCGTCGTCACGACGACGATCGCCGACCTGTTCCCCGGGGTGTCGGCCCGCGGCGAGGAGGACCCTGCCACCACCGCGCTCAAGGGACGGCTCACGATGGCGCGTGTGATCGAGCGCGCGGTGCGGCAACGGCAACGCGTCCCGCAGCACGAGACGGTGGTCCGGGTCGACGGGCGAACGATCGTCATCAGTCCGACGGACATCCAGGCAGCGATGAACCGGACACGTCGGCACCCCCGGCCCCACAACCTCGCGCGGGTGACGTTCGTGCGCGAGATGCTGCACCGGCTCGCCGAGCAGTACGTCGGTCAGCTCGGGTACCCGATCGCACCGGAGGAACGCGGCGAGATCATCGAGGAGCTCCGGACGACCCGAGAGGTCCGGATCGCACTCAACCTCGCCTGGATGCCCCTGACACCGGAGAAGCTCGTCGACGACCTGCTCAGCCGACCTCACCGCCTCGAGGCCGCGGCCCCTGATCTCCGACCCGAGGAGCGGGCGCTCCTGCTCCGAGCCCCCGGATCGCCGTGGACGGAGTCGGACGTCCCGCTCCTGGACGAGGCCGCGGAGCTGCTCGGCGAGGACGACCAGGCGTCGCGCGCGCTGGCGCACGCCGATGCGGAACGTCGTGCCGGGGAGCTCGAGTACGCCCGTCAGGTGCTCGAGTCGACCGGGGGCAACGGGATCGTCTCGGCAGAGCTCCTCGCCGACCGGTTCACGAGCACCGGGCCGGTGCTGACGACGGCCGAGCGCGCGGCCGCCGACCGGTCGTGGACCTACGGCCATGTGGTCGTCGACGAGGCACAGGAGCTCTCCGCGATGGCGTGGCGCATGCTGCTGCGCCGGGTCCCGACCCGGTCGATGACCGTCGTCGGCGATGTCGCCCAGACCTCCTCGTCGGCGGGGGCGCACTCCTGGCGGGCGAGCCTGGACCCCGTGCTCCGGCAGTCCTGGCGACTCGCGGAGCTCACGGTGAACTACCGCACGCCGGCGGTGATCGCCGATGCAGCGCAACGCATGGCACGCGCCGCGGACCTCCCGGTCAGCACCGTGACGTCGGCGCGGACGACACCCGACTCGCTCGTGATCGACCACCTCGGGCCCGGTGCCACCGTCGGTGCAGCGCTCCCGGACGCGGTGGTGCGTCATGTGCGTGCGGCCCTGGAGTCCGTGGCCGACGGCACCGGCGCGGGTCGCGTCGCGGTGATCGGCACGTCGCCCGATCTCGAGGCGGTCCAGTCCGCCGTCGACGCCGACGCCTGGCTCAGCTCGCTCACGCGGGCGTCGCAGGGTGGGCGCGGCGTGGACCTCGACGCCGCCGTGACCCTCCTGACACCGCGGCAGAGCAAGGGGCTCGAGTTCGACGTCGTCGTCCTGGTCGAGCCCGCCCACGTCCTCGAGGTCGGCGCGGGTGACCTCTACGTCGCCATGACGAGGCCGACGCGCCAGCTGCGTGTCGTGCACCGCGCGCCACTTCCCGACGGGTTCGCGGACCACACCTGA
- a CDS encoding peptidase, with product MMPMSRRRRRDTAVPAWQTGVLVPGPVPAARRRPRVNRFLLAMLVLSVVALLWTTGVLTAVLDISGPRNVLWLDGRVTVVPAGSPDGQRLLPAVPVTTTGSYAFEYTAPDGSPVGYDPCLPIRYVMRTTGAPSEADALVADAVASIQAATGLSFVSLGTTDEPLVDDRLPIQPRYGSGWAPVLFAWSDATDSPDLAGEVVGLGGSSVVPAPRGDRSFLAAGRVLLDAPDITAILGQPGGYQRARAILTHELAHVVGLDHVDDATELMAPRAGTVTELGPGDREGLALIGQISCADS from the coding sequence GTGATGCCGATGTCGCGCCGTCGACGCAGGGACACCGCCGTCCCTGCGTGGCAGACGGGCGTCCTCGTCCCCGGTCCTGTGCCTGCCGCGCGGCGTCGTCCGCGCGTCAACCGGTTCCTCCTGGCGATGCTGGTCCTCTCGGTCGTCGCGCTGCTGTGGACGACCGGTGTGCTGACCGCGGTGCTCGACATCAGCGGGCCCCGGAACGTCCTGTGGCTCGACGGACGCGTGACGGTCGTCCCGGCGGGGTCGCCGGACGGGCAGCGGCTGCTCCCGGCCGTCCCGGTCACGACGACGGGCTCCTACGCGTTCGAGTACACGGCGCCGGACGGCAGCCCGGTCGGGTACGACCCGTGCCTCCCGATCCGGTACGTCATGCGGACGACCGGTGCCCCCTCCGAGGCCGACGCCCTGGTCGCCGACGCCGTCGCCTCCATCCAGGCGGCCACCGGGCTGTCCTTCGTGTCCCTCGGGACGACCGACGAGCCTCTGGTCGACGACCGCCTGCCCATCCAGCCGCGGTACGGCAGCGGGTGGGCGCCGGTGCTGTTCGCCTGGTCCGACGCGACCGACTCACCCGATCTCGCGGGCGAGGTGGTCGGTCTCGGTGGTTCGAGCGTCGTCCCCGCACCTCGCGGAGACCGCTCGTTCCTCGCCGCCGGACGCGTCCTGCTCGACGCCCCGGACATCACGGCGATCCTCGGTCAGCCCGGCGGCTACCAGCGCGCCCGGGCGATCCTCACGCACGAGCTCGCGCACGTCGTTGGGCTCGATCACGTCGACGACGCGACCGAGCTCATGGCGCCGCGAGCGGGCACGGTGACCGAGCTCGGCCCAGGCGACCGGGAGGGGCTGGCGCTGATCGGCCAGATCAGCTGTGCCGACTCGTGA